The following are encoded together in the Deltaproteobacteria bacterium genome:
- a CDS encoding GNAT family N-acetyltransferase translates to MNSGIQKKNCEEMKKVYPKKFGSEAEIFSHIHRGDRIFIHTACGEPQYLVRALIQYVESNPKAFFDAEVFQVWTLGVAPYTDEKFKYNFRHNSFFVGPNSREAVNQGMADYTPIFLSHVPDLIYRGMVPINVALVQTSPPDAHGYMSLGVSVDIVKAAVEKASIVIAQINNHMPRVHGDGFINIENVDFIICHDEPLLEYEAVLPDEVAQQIGKYVARIVQDGDTIQVGYGSLPNAILANFSDKNNLGVHSELLTDGMVELIKKGVIDNSRKTLNRGKTVATFCMGHQKTYEYIHDNPAFEFRAIDYTNNPLTISRQQNMTAINAALEIDLTGQATAESLGKTFYSGVGGQADFMRGAVLAPGGKTILAIQSTAEWGQVSRIVPFLREGAGVTLMRGDIHYVVSEYGIAYLHGKNIRERAMELIAIAHPQFRPWLIEKAKQANLIYRDQAFIPGKKGEYPEHLETYRTTSEGFSLLLRPVKISDEPLLKDFFNFLSDQSLYRRFISVRKDTPHERLQEFVVIDYTKEMVILATIKDAEVEKVVGVGQYGINETNHTAEVALVVRDEDQNKGVGLELFSYLTYLAKREGLLGFAAEVLVENKPMLHLFEKMGFDIQKRNEQGVYEMKMAFRGV, encoded by the coding sequence ATGAACTCGGGAATCCAGAAAAAGAATTGCGAGGAGATGAAGAAGGTCTACCCGAAAAAATTTGGGTCCGAAGCGGAGATCTTCAGCCATATCCATCGCGGCGATAGAATTTTCATCCATACCGCCTGCGGCGAGCCCCAGTATCTTGTACGAGCCTTGATCCAGTATGTGGAATCGAATCCCAAGGCTTTTTTCGATGCGGAAGTTTTTCAGGTTTGGACGCTGGGAGTCGCTCCCTACACCGATGAAAAATTCAAATATAATTTTCGCCACAATTCTTTCTTCGTGGGGCCCAATTCCCGGGAAGCGGTCAACCAGGGGATGGCTGACTATACCCCCATTTTTTTATCGCACGTTCCGGATTTGATCTATCGCGGGATGGTGCCCATTAATGTGGCGCTGGTCCAGACCTCCCCCCCGGATGCCCATGGGTACATGAGCCTGGGGGTCAGTGTGGATATTGTCAAAGCCGCGGTGGAAAAAGCTTCCATCGTCATCGCGCAGATAAACAACCATATGCCCCGGGTACACGGGGACGGATTCATCAATATAGAAAACGTGGATTTCATCATCTGCCACGACGAGCCACTCTTGGAATATGAAGCCGTCCTGCCCGATGAAGTGGCCCAGCAGATTGGTAAGTATGTGGCCCGTATCGTCCAGGACGGGGATACGATTCAGGTGGGTTATGGGAGTTTGCCGAATGCCATCCTGGCGAATTTCAGCGATAAAAATAACTTAGGGGTCCATTCCGAATTATTGACGGACGGGATGGTCGAACTGATAAAAAAAGGAGTAATTGATAACAGCCGCAAGACCCTCAATCGAGGAAAAACTGTGGCCACGTTTTGCATGGGTCACCAGAAAACCTATGAATACATCCATGATAATCCCGCCTTCGAATTTCGGGCCATCGACTACACCAATAATCCTTTGACCATCTCCCGCCAGCAAAACATGACCGCCATCAATGCCGCTTTGGAAATTGATCTCACCGGTCAGGCTACCGCCGAATCTCTGGGGAAAACTTTCTACAGTGGAGTGGGGGGACAGGCTGATTTTATGCGAGGAGCGGTACTGGCACCCGGCGGAAAAACCATCCTGGCGATTCAATCCACTGCCGAGTGGGGGCAAGTTTCCCGCATCGTACCCTTTCTGAGAGAGGGAGCGGGGGTCACATTAATGCGCGGGGATATTCATTATGTAGTGAGCGAGTATGGCATCGCCTATCTGCACGGAAAGAATATCCGGGAAAGAGCGATGGAATTGATTGCCATCGCCCATCCCCAATTTCGCCCCTGGCTGATCGAAAAAGCCAAGCAAGCCAACTTAATCTATCGCGATCAGGCCTTTATCCCCGGAAAAAAAGGGGAGTATCCAGAACACCTGGAAACTTATCGGACGACCTCCGAGGGATTTTCCCTCCTCCTTCGCCCCGTCAAGATCAGCGATGAGCCCCTTTTAAAAGATTTTTTTAATTTTCTTTCCGACCAAAGTCTTTACCGCCGGTTCATTTCTGTGCGCAAGGATACGCCTCATGAGAGGTTGCAGGAGTTTGTGGTAATTGACTATACGAAAGAGATGGTCATCTTAGCCACCATCAAGGACGCGGAAGTGGAAAAAGTGGTCGGAGTGGGGCAGTATGGAATCAACGAAACGAACCATACCGCCGAAGTGGCCTTGGTTGTCCGGGATGAAGACCAGAATAAGGGCGTGGGATTGGAACTGTTTTCCTATTTGACCTATTTGGCCAAGAGGGAAGGACTTTTAGGTTTTGCGGCGGAAGTCCTTGTAGAAAATAAACCCATGCTTCATCTGTTTGAAAAAATGGGGTTTGATATTCAAAAGAGAAATGAGCAAGGGGTGTATGAGATGAAAATGGCCTTCCGAGGAGTATGA
- a CDS encoding acetate--CoA ligase family protein yields MMSDQNQDIKYLFEPQTIAVIGATRDPNKIGYKVLNNILAGGYRGKVYPINPQGGEILGVQAYRSIEEVNDPVDVASIVIPAKNVYDAVKSCARKKVKYLTIISSGFSEIGNSEEERRIVTCAHEHGMRVLGPNIFGLYSAAASLNATFGNSEIIPGGVAIITQSGALGIAMIGKTAVENIGLSAIVSVGNKADVDEADLLEYLVANERTKIVLLYVEGVHEGEKFIRALKAATKKIPVVVIKSGRSERGAIAAASHTGSLAGSDEIFAAIMRQCGVLRAESVEEAFNWCKFLSNTPAPSGENTVIITNGGGIGVMATDACEKYGVKLFDDPATLKEAFSPITPHFGSTKNPVDLTGQATSVHYHAALAEALKNNLIHSVIALYGETAVFDAENLAQMIQEADREYKSAKKPLVFSIFGGETIENCILLLRQSEAAVYGDVYEAVSCLGSIYAYYHYLKEYSEKVEEAEIDVDSIEQVLEMALKEGRSFLLANEGQAVMRAAGIQIPKSQIARNLDEAVRKAEEIGFPVVMKVVSRDILHKSDAGGVALDLTGKNEIMDAYQAIMRHCRAYKADANIEGVEISEMVKTSTETIIGARRDKIFGPILMFGLGGIYVEVMKDVAFRALPLSRREIMAMVKEIRAYPLLLGVRGEEKRDLDGVVETIVKVGTILQKCQRISDIEINPLVVYEHGQGVKAVDVRILLSRVKKGA; encoded by the coding sequence ATGATGAGCGACCAAAATCAAGATATAAAATATCTCTTTGAGCCGCAGACGATAGCCGTGATTGGGGCAACCCGGGATCCCAACAAAATTGGTTACAAGGTATTGAATAATATCCTGGCGGGAGGTTACCGGGGAAAGGTCTACCCGATCAATCCCCAGGGGGGGGAGATTCTTGGTGTGCAGGCCTACCGGAGTATCGAAGAAGTGAACGATCCGGTTGATGTGGCCAGTATCGTGATTCCGGCGAAAAATGTCTATGACGCCGTCAAAAGCTGTGCCCGCAAAAAGGTAAAATACCTGACGATCATTTCTTCCGGGTTTTCCGAAATCGGGAACAGTGAGGAAGAGAGGAGAATTGTCACCTGTGCCCATGAACATGGTATGCGTGTTTTGGGGCCGAACATTTTTGGTCTTTATTCTGCGGCAGCCTCCTTGAACGCCACTTTTGGGAATTCGGAAATTATTCCCGGGGGGGTAGCGATTATTACCCAGAGCGGGGCTTTGGGGATCGCCATGATTGGCAAAACGGCGGTGGAAAATATCGGCCTTTCCGCCATCGTATCCGTGGGGAATAAAGCCGATGTCGATGAAGCCGATCTTCTGGAATATCTGGTGGCCAACGAAAGGACCAAGATTGTTTTACTGTATGTCGAAGGCGTACACGAGGGAGAGAAATTCATCCGGGCCTTAAAAGCGGCCACCAAAAAGATTCCGGTCGTGGTGATTAAATCCGGGAGGTCGGAAAGAGGAGCAATCGCGGCGGCTTCCCATACAGGTTCACTGGCTGGGTCCGATGAGATTTTCGCTGCCATTATGCGGCAATGCGGAGTGTTGCGGGCCGAAAGTGTCGAAGAAGCTTTCAACTGGTGTAAATTTCTGTCGAATACGCCGGCGCCCTCCGGGGAAAATACGGTTATCATCACCAATGGTGGCGGTATCGGGGTCATGGCCACCGATGCCTGTGAAAAGTACGGGGTGAAGTTGTTTGATGACCCAGCTACTTTAAAGGAAGCTTTCTCCCCGATAACTCCGCATTTTGGTTCCACCAAGAACCCGGTCGATCTTACCGGTCAGGCCACTTCGGTCCATTATCATGCCGCGCTGGCAGAAGCCCTGAAAAACAACCTGATTCATTCGGTGATTGCCCTCTACGGCGAAACAGCCGTGTTTGATGCTGAAAACCTGGCGCAGATGATTCAAGAAGCAGACCGGGAGTATAAGTCGGCGAAAAAACCCTTGGTCTTTTCCATTTTTGGGGGGGAGACGATTGAAAACTGTATCCTCCTTCTACGCCAGAGCGAAGCAGCGGTCTATGGGGATGTTTATGAAGCGGTTTCTTGTTTGGGTTCCATCTATGCTTATTATCATTATTTGAAGGAATATTCGGAAAAGGTCGAAGAGGCAGAGATCGATGTGGATTCCATCGAACAAGTTTTAGAGATGGCCTTGAAGGAAGGAAGGTCTTTTTTGCTGGCCAACGAGGGACAAGCCGTTATGCGGGCGGCTGGAATCCAGATCCCCAAGAGTCAGATAGCTCGCAACCTCGATGAGGCTGTCCGGAAGGCGGAGGAGATCGGGTTCCCCGTGGTCATGAAAGTGGTCTCCCGGGACATCCTGCACAAGAGTGACGCGGGCGGAGTCGCCCTGGATTTAACGGGGAAAAATGAGATCATGGATGCCTACCAGGCAATCATGAGGCACTGCCGGGCCTACAAAGCGGATGCGAACATCGAAGGAGTAGAAATTTCCGAGATGGTGAAGACGAGTACGGAGACGATCATCGGGGCGCGTCGGGATAAAATCTTTGGCCCGATCCTTATGTTTGGCTTGGGGGGCATCTACGTGGAAGTGATGAAGGACGTCGCTTTTCGTGCTCTACCCCTCAGCCGCCGAGAAATCATGGCCATGGTGAAAGAAATTCGGGCTTATCCTCTTCTGTTAGGAGTGCGGGGGGAAGAGAAGAGGGACTTGGACGGGGTGGTGGAGACGATCGTTAAAGTGGGTACCATCCTGCAGAAATGCCAGCGCATCTCGGATATAGAGATCAATCCGTTGGTAGTCTATGAACACGGCCAGGGAGTCAAAGCCGTCGATGTAAGGATTTTACTATCGAGGGTCAAGAAGGGGGCATAA